The genomic region CGTACGGGACAATATCGTCATCAGCGAGCGGAAGATACCGATGCTCGGCGACATTCCCTATCTGGGCTGGCTGTTCAAATTTCAGAGCCGCGCGACCGAAAAACTCAACTTGCTGGTCTTTCTGACACCCACCCTCGTCAGAGATGAAGTCGATATGGTCGACCTGAATGCGAGGAAGGCGACCGAACTCAGCACGTTCCAGCGTGAGAACCGGATCGAGGAACCGACGAGATTGAAGCAGGAAGTCCTGGAGAAACTCGAACGTCAGGGCATACCGACTCGACCGCTTCCTCCCTCCTCCGGCAATTCCCACACGGGTGATGCGCCGCCTGTAAGACCCGAGTGATGCACCCGGAGCCCTGCCCTCCTTTCTTCCGAAGTTGAACCTCTCGTATCGGCGCGCCATCATTGGAGACGAAGATGCGAGAAGCTGAATCGTCAAGGATCGCGGCAATCCAGGGATATCTTGTCCGCAAGTTTCCCGGATGGACGGTCGATCATCATCAGGAAACGACGGACACGAAGCTGGAAGTGTTCACGATCATTGGCGGTCCGACGAGCCAGACTTTCAAGGTCAAGTTCGCGGGGGACTTCCTCGAGGAATGTGACCCCCCGCAGATCGAACAGATCCTGGAACAATGGCAGGTCGGTGATTTTCTCAAGCTCTCCGGATTCTGGCCCATCTTGGTCACACGAGCCGGGCTCCACAGTCTGCGGTGATCGATCGCCCCTCTTGATTAGACTCTTGAGAACAGGTAGCTTCCTTCGTGCTCTGCGAAAGCGGGAGGGAGAAGTGATGCAGCTATTTCTCCTCTGGATTATGGCGCTGCTTGTCTGGCCCCATGATGCCTCGGCATGGGAAAGTCTCGGGCACGAGGCAATTGCCGACGCCGCGCAAGAGCATCTTTCGCCTGAGACGGCGAAATCCATCGCGCAGATCCTCGGCCATGGCGCCACGCTCCCCCCACATGCCTTGGCCAAAGCCTCTACCTGGCCGGACCAGATACGGGACCTCCAACGACACGGAACTGCCGCATCCAAACTGGACGAGCACGGGGTGAAAGAAGCCCAGGCGTTCAATGCTGCGTTTCCCGACAATGCCCAATGGCATTTCGTCAATCTGCCGCTGGGGAGTGCACATTATCCCGATGACGCGGATCTCGACGATCTCCTCACGCCGTTTACGAGTCCTCATGACGTCGTGCAGATGCTCAATGTGTGTATTGAAACACTTGAAACGGTCGGCGAAGTGACTCCCTGGACAAAGACCCAGGCGCTTCGCTGGCTCATCCATCTCGTTGGGGACGTCCATCAGCCCCTTCATGTTGCGACCGGTTATTATCGAACCACGCATCAGGATCTGCCGAACCCTGTCCTGATTGAGAATCCTCATGATGCCGGCCGAGTCGGCGTGCTCGGTGATCGCGGCGGGAACGATTTGCTGTTCAGCGATTCAGCGAGGGACAACCTGCACGCATTATGGGATAGCTGTCTCGTCAAGGCCTTGGCCGGCATCGGCGCCTGCGGAAAGGCCCCTACCGCGGAGGATGCTGCACGACTCGTTCACCGCATTATCCAACGCATGAAGTTGGCCTCCTCCTTCGACTATCGTTCATCGGGTGAGCATTTCAGCTGGGCGGCACATTGGGCAACGGATTCACTCAAGACGGCACGCGAGTCGAAGGCATATGCGTTTGTGCGCCGAAATGGGATCGTGCGAGACAGTCATATGGCGGACGCGTCGATCCGCATGACGATTGACGCTCCTCCCACGAAAACCGAATACAGCACGAACCATGAGCCTGTCGTCGAGACCCAATTGACGAAGGCGGCCGTGCGACTGGCCGACCTCTTGAATCATCTCGCCTGGAAGCCCTAAACGGTCCTCCCTCCAAGAATAATGGGGACTATCCGGAGATCATGCCGCTCGGGCTTGCAGTCGAGCGTCGTACCGGATCCATTCAGGATGGCACCCGCGTGACAGCGGAACTCAACAAAAGTGGGAGCGTGATCGATCTGCACCCCGCAT from Nitrospira japonica harbors:
- a CDS encoding S1/P1 nuclease; this translates as MQLFLLWIMALLVWPHDASAWESLGHEAIADAAQEHLSPETAKSIAQILGHGATLPPHALAKASTWPDQIRDLQRHGTAASKLDEHGVKEAQAFNAAFPDNAQWHFVNLPLGSAHYPDDADLDDLLTPFTSPHDVVQMLNVCIETLETVGEVTPWTKTQALRWLIHLVGDVHQPLHVATGYYRTTHQDLPNPVLIENPHDAGRVGVLGDRGGNDLLFSDSARDNLHALWDSCLVKALAGIGACGKAPTAEDAARLVHRIIQRMKLASSFDYRSSGEHFSWAAHWATDSLKTARESKAYAFVRRNGIVRDSHMADASIRMTIDAPPTKTEYSTNHEPVVETQLTKAAVRLADLLNHLAWKP